The following are from one region of the Salvia splendens isolate huo1 chromosome 2, SspV2, whole genome shotgun sequence genome:
- the LOC121792919 gene encoding squamosa promoter-binding-like protein 14 isoform X1, giving the protein MEEAGAKVASPVAIHQTRAQRFCSPHPIVKKRSVPFYSSGYVTQNPPDNWNSKSWDWDSSRFIARPLPCEGNQVVRGPHVPLDLARNKVVQNSALNPSEHNQLGKDDENLLLKLGGGEKQAVSNGSHGSMNLMEETQPVSRPSKRVRSGSPGTANRPMCQVDDCKEDLSTAKDYHRRHKVCEVHSKAGKALVGKQMQRFCQQCSRFHPLAEFDDGKRSCRRRLAGHNRRRRKTQPEDATPQAPVPSGAPNDINCEVDVINLLAALTRPQGNPEDGNAKFSSIPDNNQLVQILSKINSLPEILAARLPHLKTTSGSVSDHAHSGNQNQMSANASSPSTMDLLAGLSGAPGMPSDALEIQSQPSKDKSEFEKSKSPDVDNAARLDTQKGSVVEFPSVVGEWSSTSCHHSPMEEVDCHVPETSPSLDLQLFSSSPEDNSSRKLPLNASYPSSNSSNPSQDISPTSSPPLVRDLFPMQTSRETMRSNHFSNSEDELARAKSTISNGCSTSLCLFGGSIQPVENASIQSSPYQAGYTSSSGNDHSPSSLNSDAQDRTGRIIFKLFDKDPSHLPGSLRTQIFNWLSNSPSEMESFIRPGCVVLSLYLSMPLYAWDHIEENLFDCVGSLVKGVDVSFWGNGRFLVCTEKQMASHKDGKIRLYKTWKGFAMPELISVSPVAVISGEETSLVLRGRGLTAPGTKVHCTHADGYNIEEVRASSSKDAALDEINLSSFKIDGTTSNMLSRCFIEVENSFRGTTFPVIIADKTICHELRLLEPHINGNAHVESTGRSWSREEVVHFLDELGWLFQRKRNSTLFVVPDYRLSRFKFLLIFAVEHDFCALVKTLLDILLELNMGRKGLVTESMSMLWEIHHLNRAVRRRCRRMVDLLVHYSVIDPDDASEKYIFTPNLAGPGGLTPLHLAASATSSEDLIDALISDPMEIGLQSWNSALDVNGLSPYAYALMRNNHSYNDLVARKVAETRNVEVCVEIEKERKPLEVEVKNGRCSRCAVVGFRLQSKRYKGSQGLLQQPYIHSMLLVAAVCVCVCVFLRGHPYVGCVVPFAWENLDYGPR; this is encoded by the exons ATGGAAGAGGCAGGTGCAAAAGTAGCTTCCCCAGTTGCCATCCACCAAACACGGGCGCAGAGATTTTGCAGTCCACATCCAATAGTTAAGAAACGTAGTGTGCCTTTTTATTCTTCTGGCTACGTTACTCAGAACCCTCCTGATAATTGGAATTCGAAGTCCTGGGATTGGGATAGTTCAAGGTTTATTGCTAGACCGTTGCCCTGTGAAGGGAACCAAGTGGTAAGAGGGCCACATGTGCCACTTGACTTGGCAAGGAACAAAGTAGTTCAGAATAGTGCTTTGAATCCCTCGGAGCATAATCAACTCGGAAAAGATGATGAAAATCTTCTACTGAAGCTTGGAGGTGGAGAAAAACAAGCCGTGAGCAATGGCAGCCATGGTAGCATGAATTTAATGGAAGAGACACAACCTGTGTCGAGGCCCAGCAAGAGAGTAAGGTCTGGATCACCTGGTACTGCTAACCGTCCTATGTGTCAAGTGGATGATTGCAAGGAAGATCTCTCTACTGCCAAGGACTATCACCGGCGACACAAGGTGTGTGAGGTGCACAGCAAAGCTGGTAAAGCTTTAGTGGGAAAACAGATGCAAAGATTTTGCCAACAGTGCAGTAG GTTCCACCCTCTTGCTGAATTTGATGATGGGAAAAGAAGCTGTAGGCGCAGGCTTGCTGGACATAATCGAAGGAGGAGGAAAACTCAGCCTGAAGATGCTACTCCACAGGCGCCAGTTCCCAGTGGTGCCCCCAATGATATCAATTGTGAGGTGGATGTCATCAATTTACTGGCGGCACTAACTCGTCCACAAG GGAACCCAGAGGACGGGAATGCTAAATTCTCCTCCATACCTGATAACAATCAGCTGGTCCAAATTCTTAGTAAAATAAATTCATTACCGGAAATCTTAGCAGCCAGGCTACCTCATTTGAAGACTACAAGTGGAAGTGTATCCGATCATGCACATTCTGGAAATCAGAACCAAATGAGTGCAAATGCTTCTTCCCCATCAACCATGGACTTACTAGCTGGTCTTTCAGGTGCTCCTGGAATGCCTTCTGATGCCTTAGAAATTCAATCTCAGCCAAGCAAAGATAAAAGTGAGTTTGAAAAGAGTAAATCACCCGATGTTGACAATGCTGCACGTCTAGATACACAAAAAGGATCTGTTGTGGAGTTTCCCTCTGTTGTAGGTGAGTGGAGTAGTACAAGCTGCCATCATTCACCCATGGAGGAAGTGGATTGTCATGTTCCAGAGACATCACCAAGTCTGGATTTACAGTTGTTTAGTTCCTCACCTGAAGATAATAGTTCAAGGAAGTTGCCGTTAAATGCAAGCTATCCTTCATCAAACAGTAGTAATCCTTCACAAGATATATCACCCACATCTTCACCACCTCTTGTGCGTGATCTATTCCCAATGCAGACTTCGAGAGAAACAATGAGGAGCAATCATTTTTCAAATAGTGAAGATGAACTTGCACGCGCAAAATCAACCATAAGCAACGGGTGCAGTACATCACTTTGTCTTTTTGGTGGCTCAATTCAGCCTGTTGAAAATGCTTCGATTCAAAGTTCCCCATACCAAGCTGGTTATACATCTTCTTCCGGGAATGATCATTCACCATCCAGCCTGAATTCTGATGCTCAG GATCGCACTGGCCGAATCATTTTCAAACTATTTGACAAGGATCCCAGCCATTTGCCTGGCTCCTTACGGACTCAG ATATTCAATTGGCTTTCTAACAGTCCATCAGAAATGGAGAGCTTTATCAGGCCTGGTTGCGTAGTCCTCTCTTTGTATCTATCAATGCCATTATACGCCTGGGATCAC ATAGAAGAAAACCTTTTTGATTGTGTCGGCTCTTTAGTAAAAGGTGTTGATGTAAGCTTCTGGGGAAATGGAAGATTTTTGGTTTGCACTGAGAAACAAATGGCTTCCCATAAAGATG GGAAAATCCGTCTCTACAAAACTTGGAAAGGCTTTGCTATGCCAGAACTGATATCAGTGTCTCCTGTTGCTGTTATTTCTGGGGAAGAGACCTCTCTTGTATTGAGGGGAAGAGGTTTGACAGCTCCAGGGACCAA AGTGCACTGCACACATGCAGATGGATATAATATTGAAGAAGTTAGAGCATCATCGTCCAAAGATGCTGCACTTGATGAAATCAACTTGAGTAGCTTTAAGATAGATGGAACAACAAGTAACATGCTTAGTCGCTGCTTTATCGAG GTCGAAAATAGTTTTAGAGGCACCACTTTCCCGGTAATCATAGCTGATAAAACCATCTGCCATGAGTTGAGGCTCCTTGAGCCTCATATCAATGGCAATGCTCACGTTGAGAGTACAGGAAGGTCCTGGTCAAGGGAAGAAGTTGTGCATTTCTTGGATGAACTCGGATGGCTGTTCCAGAGAAAGAGAAACTCTACATTGTTCGTGGTCCCAGATTACAGGCTTAGTCGGTTCAAATTTCTTCTCATATTTGCTGTCGAGCACGACTTTTGTGCTTTGGTGAAAACTCTCCTGGACATCCTACTAGAACTAAACATGGGCAGGAAAGGGTTAGTAACGGAGTCTATGTCAATGCTATGGGAAATCCACCACTTGAACCGGGCAGTGAGAAGGAGGTGCCGAAGGATGGTTGATTTGCTTGTCCATTACTCCGTTATCGACCCTGATGATGCTTCTGAGAAGTACATATTCACACCTAATTTAGCCGGACCTGGCGGTCTCACACCCTTGCATTTGGCTGCGTCTGCAACTTCCTCAGAAGACTTGATCGATGCCCTAATAAGCGATCCTATGGAG ATTGGGCTGCAGAGCTGGAATTCTGCATTGGATGTGAACGGATTATCTCCATATGCGTACGCCCTGATGAGGAACAATCATTCATACAACGACCTCGTGGCTCGCAAAGTTgcagaaacaagaaacgtggaGGTGTGTGTGGAGATAGAAAAGGAGAGGAAGCCATTGGAAGTCGAGGTGAAGAACGGGAGATGCTCCAGATGTGCAGTTGTAGGGTTTCGACTACAGAGCAAAAGGTATAAAGGCTCGCAGGGATTGCTCCAACAACCTTACATCCATTCGATGCTCCTCGTTGCTGCTGTGTGTGTCTGCGTCTGCGTCTTCCTGAGAGGGCACCCTTATGTTGGCTGCGTCGTTCCATTCGCTTGGGAGAATCTCGACTACGGCCCGCGTTAA
- the LOC121792919 gene encoding squamosa promoter-binding-like protein 14 isoform X2: MEEAGAKVASPVAIHQTRAQRFCSPHPIVKKRSVPFYSSGYVTQNPPDNWNSKSWDWDSSRFIARPLPCEGNQVVRGPHVPLDLARNKVVQNSALNPSEHNQLGKDDENLLLKLGGGEKQAVSNGSHGSMNLMEETQPVSRPSKRVRSGSPGTANRPMCQVDDCKEDLSTAKDYHRRHKVCEVHSKAGKALVGKQMQRFCQQCSRFHPLAEFDDGKRSCRRRLAGHNRRRRKTQPEDATPQAPVPSGAPNDINCEVDVINLLAALTRPQGNPEDGNAKFSSIPDNNQLVQILSKINSLPEILAARLPHLKTTSGSVSDHAHSGNQNQMSANASSPSTMDLLAGLSGAPGMPSDALEIQSQPSKDKSEWSSTSCHHSPMEEVDCHVPETSPSLDLQLFSSSPEDNSSRKLPLNASYPSSNSSNPSQDISPTSSPPLVRDLFPMQTSRETMRSNHFSNSEDELARAKSTISNGCSTSLCLFGGSIQPVENASIQSSPYQAGYTSSSGNDHSPSSLNSDAQDRTGRIIFKLFDKDPSHLPGSLRTQIFNWLSNSPSEMESFIRPGCVVLSLYLSMPLYAWDHIEENLFDCVGSLVKGVDVSFWGNGRFLVCTEKQMASHKDGKIRLYKTWKGFAMPELISVSPVAVISGEETSLVLRGRGLTAPGTKVHCTHADGYNIEEVRASSSKDAALDEINLSSFKIDGTTSNMLSRCFIEVENSFRGTTFPVIIADKTICHELRLLEPHINGNAHVESTGRSWSREEVVHFLDELGWLFQRKRNSTLFVVPDYRLSRFKFLLIFAVEHDFCALVKTLLDILLELNMGRKGLVTESMSMLWEIHHLNRAVRRRCRRMVDLLVHYSVIDPDDASEKYIFTPNLAGPGGLTPLHLAASATSSEDLIDALISDPMEIGLQSWNSALDVNGLSPYAYALMRNNHSYNDLVARKVAETRNVEVCVEIEKERKPLEVEVKNGRCSRCAVVGFRLQSKRYKGSQGLLQQPYIHSMLLVAAVCVCVCVFLRGHPYVGCVVPFAWENLDYGPR, encoded by the exons ATGGAAGAGGCAGGTGCAAAAGTAGCTTCCCCAGTTGCCATCCACCAAACACGGGCGCAGAGATTTTGCAGTCCACATCCAATAGTTAAGAAACGTAGTGTGCCTTTTTATTCTTCTGGCTACGTTACTCAGAACCCTCCTGATAATTGGAATTCGAAGTCCTGGGATTGGGATAGTTCAAGGTTTATTGCTAGACCGTTGCCCTGTGAAGGGAACCAAGTGGTAAGAGGGCCACATGTGCCACTTGACTTGGCAAGGAACAAAGTAGTTCAGAATAGTGCTTTGAATCCCTCGGAGCATAATCAACTCGGAAAAGATGATGAAAATCTTCTACTGAAGCTTGGAGGTGGAGAAAAACAAGCCGTGAGCAATGGCAGCCATGGTAGCATGAATTTAATGGAAGAGACACAACCTGTGTCGAGGCCCAGCAAGAGAGTAAGGTCTGGATCACCTGGTACTGCTAACCGTCCTATGTGTCAAGTGGATGATTGCAAGGAAGATCTCTCTACTGCCAAGGACTATCACCGGCGACACAAGGTGTGTGAGGTGCACAGCAAAGCTGGTAAAGCTTTAGTGGGAAAACAGATGCAAAGATTTTGCCAACAGTGCAGTAG GTTCCACCCTCTTGCTGAATTTGATGATGGGAAAAGAAGCTGTAGGCGCAGGCTTGCTGGACATAATCGAAGGAGGAGGAAAACTCAGCCTGAAGATGCTACTCCACAGGCGCCAGTTCCCAGTGGTGCCCCCAATGATATCAATTGTGAGGTGGATGTCATCAATTTACTGGCGGCACTAACTCGTCCACAAG GGAACCCAGAGGACGGGAATGCTAAATTCTCCTCCATACCTGATAACAATCAGCTGGTCCAAATTCTTAGTAAAATAAATTCATTACCGGAAATCTTAGCAGCCAGGCTACCTCATTTGAAGACTACAAGTGGAAGTGTATCCGATCATGCACATTCTGGAAATCAGAACCAAATGAGTGCAAATGCTTCTTCCCCATCAACCATGGACTTACTAGCTGGTCTTTCAGGTGCTCCTGGAATGCCTTCTGATGCCTTAGAAATTCAATCTCAGCCAAGCAAAGATAAAA GTGAGTGGAGTAGTACAAGCTGCCATCATTCACCCATGGAGGAAGTGGATTGTCATGTTCCAGAGACATCACCAAGTCTGGATTTACAGTTGTTTAGTTCCTCACCTGAAGATAATAGTTCAAGGAAGTTGCCGTTAAATGCAAGCTATCCTTCATCAAACAGTAGTAATCCTTCACAAGATATATCACCCACATCTTCACCACCTCTTGTGCGTGATCTATTCCCAATGCAGACTTCGAGAGAAACAATGAGGAGCAATCATTTTTCAAATAGTGAAGATGAACTTGCACGCGCAAAATCAACCATAAGCAACGGGTGCAGTACATCACTTTGTCTTTTTGGTGGCTCAATTCAGCCTGTTGAAAATGCTTCGATTCAAAGTTCCCCATACCAAGCTGGTTATACATCTTCTTCCGGGAATGATCATTCACCATCCAGCCTGAATTCTGATGCTCAG GATCGCACTGGCCGAATCATTTTCAAACTATTTGACAAGGATCCCAGCCATTTGCCTGGCTCCTTACGGACTCAG ATATTCAATTGGCTTTCTAACAGTCCATCAGAAATGGAGAGCTTTATCAGGCCTGGTTGCGTAGTCCTCTCTTTGTATCTATCAATGCCATTATACGCCTGGGATCAC ATAGAAGAAAACCTTTTTGATTGTGTCGGCTCTTTAGTAAAAGGTGTTGATGTAAGCTTCTGGGGAAATGGAAGATTTTTGGTTTGCACTGAGAAACAAATGGCTTCCCATAAAGATG GGAAAATCCGTCTCTACAAAACTTGGAAAGGCTTTGCTATGCCAGAACTGATATCAGTGTCTCCTGTTGCTGTTATTTCTGGGGAAGAGACCTCTCTTGTATTGAGGGGAAGAGGTTTGACAGCTCCAGGGACCAA AGTGCACTGCACACATGCAGATGGATATAATATTGAAGAAGTTAGAGCATCATCGTCCAAAGATGCTGCACTTGATGAAATCAACTTGAGTAGCTTTAAGATAGATGGAACAACAAGTAACATGCTTAGTCGCTGCTTTATCGAG GTCGAAAATAGTTTTAGAGGCACCACTTTCCCGGTAATCATAGCTGATAAAACCATCTGCCATGAGTTGAGGCTCCTTGAGCCTCATATCAATGGCAATGCTCACGTTGAGAGTACAGGAAGGTCCTGGTCAAGGGAAGAAGTTGTGCATTTCTTGGATGAACTCGGATGGCTGTTCCAGAGAAAGAGAAACTCTACATTGTTCGTGGTCCCAGATTACAGGCTTAGTCGGTTCAAATTTCTTCTCATATTTGCTGTCGAGCACGACTTTTGTGCTTTGGTGAAAACTCTCCTGGACATCCTACTAGAACTAAACATGGGCAGGAAAGGGTTAGTAACGGAGTCTATGTCAATGCTATGGGAAATCCACCACTTGAACCGGGCAGTGAGAAGGAGGTGCCGAAGGATGGTTGATTTGCTTGTCCATTACTCCGTTATCGACCCTGATGATGCTTCTGAGAAGTACATATTCACACCTAATTTAGCCGGACCTGGCGGTCTCACACCCTTGCATTTGGCTGCGTCTGCAACTTCCTCAGAAGACTTGATCGATGCCCTAATAAGCGATCCTATGGAG ATTGGGCTGCAGAGCTGGAATTCTGCATTGGATGTGAACGGATTATCTCCATATGCGTACGCCCTGATGAGGAACAATCATTCATACAACGACCTCGTGGCTCGCAAAGTTgcagaaacaagaaacgtggaGGTGTGTGTGGAGATAGAAAAGGAGAGGAAGCCATTGGAAGTCGAGGTGAAGAACGGGAGATGCTCCAGATGTGCAGTTGTAGGGTTTCGACTACAGAGCAAAAGGTATAAAGGCTCGCAGGGATTGCTCCAACAACCTTACATCCATTCGATGCTCCTCGTTGCTGCTGTGTGTGTCTGCGTCTGCGTCTTCCTGAGAGGGCACCCTTATGTTGGCTGCGTCGTTCCATTCGCTTGGGAGAATCTCGACTACGGCCCGCGTTAA
- the LOC121766965 gene encoding galactan beta-1,4-galactosyltransferase GALS1-like, with product MKKGGAPTPSAASTAVANPVAKIFLCFETKSFLATFLGLTLVVIVWNLQPYYDNILPTTRCAATATAVSPPASTNTSPISAQKLVATAASADPNKRTFQSYGSAAALFVKMGAYRGGPATFAVVGLASKPTHVFGKPWYKCEWVPNNGNASIRAKAYKMLPDWGYGRVYTVVVVNCTFAENPNSDNSGGKLVLYAYYGESPRKFEKFTAMEEAAGAYNELDYKPPYKYDYLYCGSSLYGNISAGRMREWMAYHAWFFGAKSHFVFHDAGGVSAAVKAVLEPWIRAGRVTLQDIKAQAEFDGYYYNQFLVVNDCLHRHRYAANWTFYFDVDEYIHLPDGGTLESVLNDFSNNTQFTIEQNAMSSSLCLNDPSRDYSREWGFEKLVFRDSRTRMRRDRKYAIQARNAYATGVHMSENVAGGSLHKTESRIRYYHYHNTITVHEELCRNLLPAKAANATTWLDKIPYVYDDSMKKLGPVIKQFERNTIGAALLRRRRR from the exons ATGAAGAAAGGTGGAGCTCCGACTCCCTCCGCCGCTTCCACCGCCGTCGCCAACCCCGTCGCCAAAATCTTCCTCTGCTTCGAAACCAAATCCTTCCTCGCCACATTCCTCGGCCTCACCCTCGTCGTCATCGTCTGGAATCTCCAGCCTTACTACGACAACATCCTCCCCACCACCCGCtgcgccgccaccgccaccgccgtatCTCCGCCTGCAAGCACAAACACCTCCCCCATCTCAGCGCAGAAGCTcgtcgccaccgccgcctcGGCAGATCCAAACAAGCGCACCTTCCAATCCTACGGCAGCGCCGCCGCCCTATTCGTCAAGATGGGCGCCTACCGCGGCGGCCCCGCCACGTTCGCGGTGGTGGGGCTGGCGTCGAAGCCCACACACGTGTTCGGCAAGCCGTGGTACAAATGCGAGTGGGTCCCCAACAACGGCAACGCCTCAATCCGAGCAAAGGCGTACAAAATGCTGCCGGATTGGGGCTACGGCCGCGTTTACACCGTCGTTGTTGTCAATTGCACATTTGCAGAAAACCCCAACTCCGACAACAGCGGCGGAAAGCTCGTGCTCTACGCCTACTACGGCGAATCCCCGCGGAAATTCGAGAAGTTTACCGCCATGGAAGAGGCCGCCGGCGCTTACAACGAATTAGACTACAAGCCACCGTATAAGTACGATTACCTCTACTGCGGCTCGTCTCTGTACGGCAACATCAGCGCCGGGAGAATGCGCGAATGGATGGCTTACCACGCTTGGTTCTTCGGAGCGAAGTCGCATTTTGTTTTCCACGACGCCGGAGGAGTGTCGGCGGCGGTGAAGGCGGTGCTGGAGCCGTGGATTCGCGCGGGGAGGGTGACGCTGCAGGATATTAAGGCGCAGGCGGAGTTCGACGGCTACTACTACAACCAGTTTTTGGTGGTGAACGATTGCCTCCACCGCCACCGCTACGCCGCGAATTGGACGTTCTACTTCGATGTGGATGAGTACATCCATCTCCCCGACGGCGGCACCTTGGAGTCGGTGCTCAACGATTTCTCCAACAACACACAGTTCACCATTGAACAGAACGCAATGTCGAGCTCTCTATGCTTGAACGATCCATCTCGAGATTACTCAAG GGAATGGGGGTTTGAGAAGCTGGTATTCAGAGATTCACGAACGAGGATGAGGCGAGATCGGAAATACGCGATTCAGGCGAGAAACGCCTACGCGACCGGCGTTCACATGTCGGAGAATGTCGCCGGCGGGAGCCTCCACAAGACGGAGAGCAGAATCCGGTACTACCACTACCACAACACGATCACCGTGCACGAGGAGCTCTGCCGCAACCTCCTCCCGGCGAAGGCGGCGAACGCGACGACGTGGCTGGACAAGATCCCTTACGTGTACGACGATAGCATGAAGAAGCTGGGGCCGGTGATTAAGCAGTTTGAGCGGAACACCATCGGCGCCGCGCTGCTACGGCGACGCCGGCGATAG
- the LOC121770331 gene encoding uncharacterized protein LOC121770331 — MGICISSNSISASATVIAATGELIRLPLPTTASEALQSLNSPPNSFFLCSSDSLYFDDFIPPLSPADRLDAAQIYFALPAAMKASAAMDQIGRRKKKARISPAEEDDPQSNHSVTYRKSFGGGGGKTAAAVSRSGSLRKLGRYSSRRAMQAVRSFKNKLSTINEA; from the coding sequence ATGGGCATCTGCATCTCCTCCAATTCCATCTCCGCCTCCGCAACCGTAATCGCCGCCACCGGAGAGCTCATCCGCCTCCCCCTCCCCACAACCGCCTCCGAAGCACTCCAATCCCTAAATTCCCCCCCGAATTCCTTCTTCCTCTGCAGCTCCGACAGCCTCTACTTCGACGATTTCATCCCGCCGCTCTCCCCCGCCGACCGCCTCGACGCCGCGCAGATCTACTTCGCCCTCCCCGCGGCCATGAAGGCGAGCGCCGCGATGGACCAGATCGGGCGCCGGAAGAAGAAGGCGCGGATCTCGCCGGCGGAGGAGGACGATCCGCAGTCGAATCACTCTGTTACGTATAGGAAGAGCttcggcggcggtggtggaaagacggcggcggcggtgtCGAGATCGGGATCGTTGAGGAAGCTAGGGAGATACTCTTCGCGGCGAGCTATGCAGGCGGTTAGATCGTTTAAGAATAAGCTCTCCACCATTAACGAAGCTTGA
- the LOC121792920 gene encoding uncharacterized protein LOC121792920, with the protein MPPPDLPSPPPPPHSLTLQRYGGGILRDHVLNMSPKPSQHPNSMTGLAHLGKTSNSSGSDTTSKPSAELVQEIATLEVEISRLEHHLLSLYRTAFQQHLPRVTEDLVETPRGGGRLKQPSQKDRQCEDSPTSSLAGPHDLAQVSFQKSSSYAGRLQEKQRAYSQQRSLADHIGNSRIDDALTCPARLSEDIIRCISSIYCKLANPTATEKGCSVSSTSSFGSSTTFSPRNLSGSWSPQCNEEVTQSCDFEQENGPYAGMVEVLKLCVDDETYKHADVMLQRFRSLVKSLEIVEPMKMRREEKLAFWINIHNALVMHAYLAYGTKQYLKSSSIARAAYNVGGHCVNAYDIQSSILGITSHYSSPVSLLQTLVSPKKVKGGKSRHAFAIEYPEPLVHFAVSSGAYSDPAVRTYRANSVFEDMKVAKEEFILANVYVHKETKVYLPKILCYYAKDMSMTTAALVEVVSECLPGIQQKSVRACVKGRPEKYVNWLEQSSSFRFLIHKEL; encoded by the exons ATGCCGCCGCCGGACTTaccctctcctcctcctcctcctcactcCCTCACTCTACaaag ATATGGCGGTGGGATTCTTAGAGATCATGTTCTCAATATGTCACCAAAACCCTCTCAACATCCCAATTCTATGACT GGTTTGGCACATTTGGGGAAAACATCTAATAGTAGTGGCTCAGATACTACTTCTAAG CCTTCTGCCGAACTGGTGCAAGAGATTGCCACACTTGAGGTTGAAATATCGCGTTTGGAGCATCATCTTCTTTCCCTCTACCGAACGGCTTTTCAGCAGCATCTCCCGAGGGTTACAGAAGACTTAGTGGAAACACCTCGAGGAGGAGGTCGATTAAAGCAGCCATCTCAGAAAGATCGACAATGTGAAGACTCCCCAACAAGTTCTTTAGCTGGACCGCATGATCTGGCTCAAGTTTCATTTCAAAAGTCATCATCTTATGCTGGAAGG TTACAGGAGAAGCAGAGGGCTTATTCCCAGCAGCGTAGTCTTGCAGATCATATTGGAAATTCTCGCATAGATGATGCCCTAACTTGTCCGGCTAGGCTGTCAGAAGACATCATAAGATGTATATCGTCGATTTACTGCAAATTGGCCAACCCCACGGCTACTGAGAAAGGCTGTTCGGTTTCATCTACTTCATCTTTCGGCTCCTCCACCACGTTTTCTCCCAGAAATTTATCTGGAAGTTGGAGTCCTCAATGCAACGAAGAAGTTACACAAAGTTGTGATTTTGAGCAGGAGAATGGACCGTATGCTGGTATGGTAGAAGTACTCAAGTTATGCGTTGACGATGAAACTTATAAACATGCTGATGTAATGCTTCAGAGATTCAG ATCTCTTGTAAAAAGTCTTGAGATTGTCGAGCCGATGAAGATGAGACGCGAAGAGAAGCTGGCATTCTGGATCAATATTCACAACGCATTGGTGATGCAT GCTTATTTAGCATACGGGACTAAACAATACTTGAAAAGTAGTTCGATTGCGAGA GCTGCTTATAACGTTGGTGGCCATTGCGTTAATGCTTACGACATACAAAGCTCCATTTTAGGGATCACATCGCACTATTCTTCACCGGTAAGCCTTCTTCAGACACTTGTGTCTCCGAAGAAGGTGAAGGGTGGGAAGAGCAGGCATGCTTTCGCCATTGAATACCCGGAACCCCTGGTTCATTTTGCAGTTTCATCGGGGGCGTATTCAGATCCCGCG GTTCGAACTTATAGAGCAAACAGTGTGTTTGAGGATATGAAAGTAGCAAAGGAAGAGTTTATACTAGCCAATGTTTATGTTCATAAGGAAACAAAAGTGTATCTGCCCAAAATACTTTGCTACTACGCCAAAGATATGTCGATGACCACGGCTGCGCTCGTGGAAGTGGTGAGCGAATGCCTGCCTGGAATTCAGCAGAAATCGGTGAGAGCCTGCGTTAAGGGTAGGCCGGAAAAGTACGTGAATTGGTTGGAGCAGAGTTCGTCGTTTCGATTTCTAATCCACAAGGAATTATAG